In the Ramlibacter tataouinensis TTB310 genome, one interval contains:
- the yaaA gene encoding peroxide stress protein YaaA encodes MLFLLSPAKSLDYDTPAGDLPATQPQFSKRSAELIEVLRAKSPQQVAQLMALSDGLATLNVARYQAWSPRFTVKNSKQAVLAFDGDVYDGLAARTLKPADLDWAQQHLAILSGLYGVLRPLDRMQPYRLEMGTPLAVNGAVNLYQFWGPEIARHLNRRLAADRTPVVVNLASQEYSKAVDRQVLKARVIDCVFEDWKGGGYKIISFFAKKARGLMARYAITHRVTTPRKLEGFNLEGYAFHAAASQPDRLVFRRRIES; translated from the coding sequence ATGCTTTTCCTGTTGTCTCCTGCCAAGTCGCTGGATTACGACACCCCGGCCGGCGACCTGCCGGCCACCCAGCCGCAGTTCAGCAAGCGTTCGGCCGAGCTGATCGAGGTGCTGCGCGCCAAGTCGCCGCAGCAGGTGGCGCAGCTGATGGCGCTGAGCGACGGCCTGGCCACGCTCAACGTGGCGCGCTACCAGGCCTGGTCGCCCCGCTTCACCGTCAAGAATTCCAAACAGGCGGTGCTGGCCTTCGACGGCGACGTGTACGACGGGCTGGCCGCCAGGACGCTGAAGCCGGCCGACCTGGACTGGGCGCAGCAGCACCTGGCCATCCTCAGCGGCCTGTATGGCGTGCTGCGGCCACTGGACCGGATGCAGCCCTACCGGCTGGAGATGGGCACGCCCCTGGCGGTCAATGGCGCGGTCAACCTGTACCAGTTCTGGGGGCCCGAGATCGCCCGGCACCTGAACCGGCGCCTGGCCGCCGACCGGACGCCCGTGGTGGTGAACCTGGCCTCGCAGGAGTATTCCAAGGCGGTGGACCGCCAGGTCCTCAAGGCGCGCGTCATCGATTGCGTGTTCGAGGACTGGAAGGGCGGCGGCTACAAGATCATCAGCTTCTTCGCCAAGAAGGCGCGCGGGCTGATGGCGCGCTACGCCATCACGCACCGCGTGACCACGCCCAGGAAGCTGGAAGGCTTCAACCTGGAAGGCTATGCCTTCCACGCGGCCGCGTCCCAGCCGGACCGCCTCGTCTTTCGCCGGAGGATCGAATCGTGA
- the hemA gene encoding glutamyl-tRNA reductase, translating into MAVWALGLNHTTAPLDLRGRFAFAIDQIEPTLKALRQSFDGRLARQPEAAILSTCNRTEIYCAGEQPALEPTLEWLAHSGGVSPALLRSHAYTLQDGSAARHAFRVAAGLDSMVLGEAQILGQLKDAVRVADHAGALGTTLNQLFQRSFAVAKEVRTSTEVGAHSISMAAAAVRLAGQLFEDLGGIRVLFVGAGEMIELAATHFAARNPRSIAIANRTLERGEKLATRFGGEVMRLADLPERLHEFDAVVSSTASQLPIIGLGAVERAIKARKHRPMFMVDLAVPRDIEPEVKQLEDVYLYTVDDLAHVVQTGQAQRQAAVAQAEAIIDAGVQSFLHWMEQRRAVPLIQQLNAQADQWRALELARARKALARGEEVDAVLDALSRGLTQKMLHGAMAELNAGDAASREQASNAIQHFFLRKER; encoded by the coding sequence ATGGCCGTCTGGGCCTTGGGGCTGAACCACACGACGGCTCCGCTGGACCTGCGGGGCCGTTTCGCGTTCGCCATCGACCAGATCGAGCCCACGCTCAAGGCGCTGCGTCAGAGCTTCGACGGCCGCCTGGCGCGCCAGCCCGAGGCCGCCATCCTGTCCACCTGCAACCGCACCGAGATCTATTGCGCCGGCGAGCAGCCGGCGCTGGAGCCCACGCTGGAGTGGCTGGCCCACTCGGGCGGCGTCTCGCCGGCCCTGCTGCGCTCGCATGCCTACACGCTGCAGGATGGTTCGGCCGCGCGCCATGCGTTCCGGGTGGCCGCCGGACTGGACTCCATGGTGCTGGGAGAGGCGCAGATCCTGGGCCAGCTCAAGGACGCGGTGCGGGTGGCCGACCATGCCGGCGCGCTGGGCACCACGCTCAACCAGCTGTTCCAGCGCTCGTTCGCGGTGGCCAAGGAGGTGCGCACCTCGACCGAGGTCGGCGCCCATTCCATCAGCATGGCCGCCGCCGCGGTGCGGCTGGCCGGCCAGCTGTTCGAGGACCTGGGCGGCATCCGGGTGCTGTTCGTCGGCGCCGGGGAGATGATCGAGCTGGCCGCCACGCACTTCGCCGCCAGGAACCCCCGCTCCATCGCCATCGCCAACCGAACCCTGGAGCGCGGCGAGAAGCTGGCCACCCGCTTCGGCGGCGAGGTGATGCGCCTGGCCGACCTGCCGGAGCGGCTGCACGAGTTCGACGCGGTGGTCAGCTCCACCGCCAGCCAGCTGCCCATCATCGGCCTGGGCGCGGTCGAGCGGGCCATCAAGGCGCGCAAGCACCGCCCCATGTTCATGGTGGACCTGGCGGTGCCGCGCGACATCGAGCCCGAGGTCAAGCAGCTGGAGGACGTGTACCTCTACACGGTGGACGACCTGGCCCACGTAGTCCAGACCGGCCAGGCCCAGCGCCAGGCGGCCGTGGCCCAGGCCGAGGCCATCATCGACGCCGGCGTACAGAGCTTCCTGCACTGGATGGAGCAGCGCCGGGCCGTGCCCCTGATCCAGCAGCTCAACGCGCAGGCGGACCAGTGGCGCGCGCTGGAACTGGCCCGTGCCCGCAAGGCGCTGGCCCGCGGCGAGGAGGTCGACGCGGTGCTGGACGCCTTGTCCAGAGGCCTGACCCAGAAGATGCTGCACGGCGCGATGGCCGAGCTCAACGCCGGCGACGCCGCCTCGCGCGAGCAGGCCTCCAACGCCATCCAGCACTTCTTCCTGCGCAAAGAGCGTTAG
- the prfA gene encoding peptide chain release factor 1, with amino-acid sequence MKPFLRQQLERYPVRLQELDFFLQQPEVAQDMERFRALSREHAEVSEVAGLYERLRRREADLAQAQEMLADADMAEMAREEIAAAEAELPALEDELQKLLLPKDPDDVRNVFLEVRAGTGGDESALFAGDLLRMYTRYAERQGWRCELVSESEGEVGGYKEVVVRLVGDGAYGRLKFESGGHRVQRVPATETQGRIHTSACTVAALPEPDEAQAVQINPSDLRIDTFRASGAGGQHINKTDSAVRITHLPTGIVAECQDDRSQHRNKARALQVLAARIREQERAERAAKEAATRKGLIGSGDRSDRIRTYNFPQGRVTDHRINLTLYKLGAVMEGELDELVEGLLLARKAEQLEELEAGLAPSPRRP; translated from the coding sequence GTGAAACCCTTTCTCCGCCAGCAACTCGAGCGCTACCCGGTCCGCCTGCAGGAACTCGACTTCTTCCTGCAGCAGCCCGAGGTGGCCCAGGACATGGAGCGTTTTCGCGCCCTGTCGCGCGAGCACGCCGAGGTCAGCGAGGTCGCCGGCCTGTACGAGCGCTTGCGCCGCCGCGAGGCCGACCTGGCCCAGGCGCAGGAGATGCTGGCCGACGCCGACATGGCCGAAATGGCCCGCGAGGAGATCGCCGCCGCCGAGGCCGAGCTGCCGGCACTGGAGGACGAGCTGCAGAAGCTGCTGCTGCCCAAGGACCCGGACGACGTGCGCAACGTCTTCCTGGAGGTCCGCGCCGGCACCGGCGGCGACGAATCGGCCCTGTTCGCCGGCGACCTGCTGCGCATGTACACCCGCTACGCCGAGCGCCAGGGCTGGCGCTGCGAGCTGGTCAGCGAGAGCGAAGGCGAGGTCGGCGGCTACAAGGAGGTGGTGGTGCGGCTGGTGGGCGATGGAGCCTACGGCAGGCTCAAGTTCGAATCCGGCGGCCACCGGGTGCAGCGCGTGCCGGCCACGGAAACCCAGGGCCGCATCCATACCAGCGCCTGCACCGTGGCCGCCCTGCCCGAGCCCGACGAGGCCCAGGCGGTGCAGATCAACCCGTCCGACCTGCGCATCGACACCTTCCGCGCCTCGGGCGCGGGCGGTCAGCACATCAACAAGACGGACTCGGCGGTGCGCATCACCCACCTGCCCACCGGCATCGTCGCCGAATGCCAGGACGACCGCTCCCAGCACCGCAACAAGGCCAGGGCCCTGCAGGTGCTGGCCGCGCGCATCAGGGAGCAGGAACGCGCCGAAAGGGCGGCCAAGGAGGCGGCCACCCGCAAGGGACTGATCGGCAGCGGCGACCGCAGCGACCGCATCCGTACCTACAACTTCCCGCAGGGCCGCGTCACCGACCACCGCATCAACCTCACGCTGTACAAGCTGGGCGCCGTCATGGAAGGCGAGCTGGACGAGCTGGTGGAGGGGCTGCTGCTGGCGCGCAAGGCCGAGCAGCTGGAAGAACTGGAAGCGGGTTTGGCCCCCTCCCCCCGCCGTCCATGA
- the prmC gene encoding peptide chain release factor N(5)-glutamine methyltransferase: MTLAQALASAQTLGLARLDAQLLLLHALGRRQQERAWLLAHDTDELPAAAAAAFEALCSRRHQGEPLAYLVGHKEFFGLQLAVDPRVLVPRPDTETLVEWAVALLAGRERPAVADLGTGSGAIALALKRRVPGARVLAVDRSAPALAVAAGNAAAHGLEVAWRQGSWLEGLDGPFDLIVSNPPYVAASDPHLAALRHEPLSALASGPDGLDDIRTIVAQAPARLAPGGWLLLEHGWDQAEAVRALLRSAGLAAVRSRRDLAGIERCSGGQRVELG, translated from the coding sequence ATGACTCTCGCCCAGGCCCTGGCCTCGGCCCAGACCCTGGGCCTGGCGCGGCTGGACGCCCAGCTGCTGCTGCTGCATGCCCTGGGCCGGCGGCAGCAGGAGCGCGCCTGGCTGCTGGCGCATGACACGGACGAGTTGCCCGCGGCGGCAGCCGCGGCCTTCGAGGCGCTGTGCAGCCGCCGCCACCAGGGCGAGCCGCTGGCCTACCTGGTGGGCCACAAGGAGTTCTTCGGCCTGCAGCTGGCGGTGGACCCGCGCGTGCTGGTGCCGCGGCCGGACACCGAGACCCTGGTCGAGTGGGCCGTGGCGCTGCTGGCGGGCCGCGAGCGGCCGGCGGTGGCTGACCTGGGTACCGGCAGCGGCGCCATCGCGCTGGCCCTCAAGCGGCGGGTCCCGGGTGCCCGGGTGCTGGCGGTGGACCGCAGCGCGCCGGCGCTGGCGGTCGCCGCCGGCAACGCGGCCGCGCACGGGCTGGAGGTGGCCTGGCGCCAAGGCTCCTGGCTGGAAGGCCTGGACGGCCCGTTCGACCTGATCGTCAGCAACCCGCCCTACGTGGCGGCGTCCGACCCGCACCTAGCCGCCTTGCGGCACGAGCCCCTGTCGGCGCTGGCCTCCGGCCCCGACGGGCTGGACGACATCCGCACCATCGTGGCGCAAGCCCCGGCGCGGCTGGCGCCGGGGGGCTGGCTGCTGCTGGAGCATGGCTGGGACCAGGCCGAGGCGGTGCGCGCCCTGCTGCGCTCGGCCGGCCTGGCAGCGGTGCGCAGCCGGCGCGACCTGGCCGGCATCGAGCGCTGCTCCGGCGGACAACGGGTTGAATTGGGATAA
- the grxD gene encoding Grx4 family monothiol glutaredoxin — protein MSDTQQRIDQLVKGSEVLLFMKGSAAFPMCGFSGRAIQILKACGVDPKSVTTVNVLEDDAIRQGIKEYSNWPTIPQLYVKGEFVGGSDIMMEMYQSGELQQVLGSSASAQG, from the coding sequence GTGAGCGACACCCAGCAACGCATAGACCAGCTCGTGAAGGGCAGCGAGGTCCTGCTGTTCATGAAAGGCAGCGCCGCCTTTCCCATGTGCGGCTTTTCCGGCCGCGCCATCCAGATCCTCAAGGCCTGCGGCGTCGACCCCAAGTCGGTGACCACGGTCAACGTGCTGGAGGACGACGCCATCCGCCAGGGCATCAAGGAATACAGCAACTGGCCCACCATCCCGCAGCTGTACGTCAAGGGCGAATTCGTCGGCGGGTCGGACATCATGATGGAGATGTACCAGAGCGGCGAGCTGCAGCAGGTGCTGGGTTCGTCGGCCAGCGCGCAAGGCTGA
- a CDS encoding AAA family ATPase, giving the protein MESRQLVPHDPAAFKLPIANLRNVFRPHDVERKLAKLPARDHENLRTTYERMLERGPERFQVKPSGVPDMTQLYEQLPNFTDALDDVKRHVALSQDCRDGLEVTPMLLLGPPGIGKTHFARKLADLLGTGMSLVPMSSMTAGWLLSGASSQWKGAKPGKVFEAIVDGQYANPVIVVDEIDKAAADAQYDPLGALYGLLEHDTAAAFTDEFAEIAIDASQVIWIMTANDERCIPEPILNRMNVFEIEPPGFEAARQIARNLYRSIRAEHGWGARFEEEPSDELLDLLAALAPREMRRALMTGFGNARLDARGEIREADLPKAGAGKTRLGFLQ; this is encoded by the coding sequence ATGGAATCGCGCCAACTCGTGCCGCACGACCCGGCGGCGTTCAAGCTGCCCATCGCCAACCTGCGCAACGTCTTCCGTCCGCACGACGTGGAGCGCAAGCTGGCCAAGCTGCCGGCGCGCGACCACGAAAACCTGCGCACCACCTACGAGCGCATGCTCGAGCGCGGGCCCGAGCGTTTCCAGGTCAAGCCCAGCGGCGTGCCCGACATGACGCAGCTGTACGAGCAGCTGCCCAACTTCACCGACGCCCTGGACGACGTCAAGCGCCACGTGGCCCTGTCGCAGGACTGCCGCGACGGCCTGGAAGTCACGCCCATGCTGCTGCTGGGCCCGCCGGGCATCGGCAAGACCCACTTCGCGCGCAAGCTGGCCGACCTGCTGGGCACCGGCATGAGCCTGGTGCCCATGAGCTCCATGACGGCCGGCTGGCTGCTCTCCGGCGCGTCCTCGCAATGGAAGGGCGCCAAGCCCGGCAAGGTGTTCGAGGCCATCGTCGACGGCCAGTACGCCAACCCGGTGATCGTGGTGGACGAGATCGACAAGGCCGCAGCGGATGCGCAGTACGACCCCCTGGGTGCGCTCTACGGCCTGCTGGAGCACGACACGGCCGCCGCCTTCACCGACGAGTTTGCCGAGATCGCCATCGATGCCAGCCAGGTGATCTGGATCATGACGGCCAACGACGAGCGTTGCATCCCCGAACCCATCCTCAACCGGATGAACGTGTTCGAGATCGAGCCGCCCGGCTTCGAGGCGGCGCGCCAGATCGCGCGCAACCTGTACCGCTCGATCCGCGCCGAGCACGGCTGGGGCGCCCGGTTCGAGGAAGAGCCTTCCGACGAGCTGCTCGACCTGCTGGCCGCCCTGGCACCGCGCGAGATGCGCCGGGCGCTGATGACCGGCTTCGGCAATGCCCGGCTCGATGCCCGCGGCGAGATCCGCGAAGCCGACCTGCCCAAGGCCGGCGCCGGCAAGACCAGGCTCGGCTTCCTGCAGTGA
- a CDS encoding lytic transglycosylase domain-containing protein encodes MISRRRCLQSAPAGLGLLAFGRRAEAGRQLEEPLADAVRTALSSAVAYSAPPVPQFRDTEAQLAYLRWLGAMSQRLQRRKADWQERKEFLQSVWYESRRAGLDTPLVLGLIQVESGFRKFAVSPVGARGYMQVMPFWTRVIGDGDPSKLFHMQTNLRFGCVILRHYLDRERGDLFMALGRYNGSRGKPQYPNAVLAARKAWAFNDTPPAARPARPG; translated from the coding sequence GTGATCTCGCGGCGCCGGTGCCTGCAGTCGGCACCCGCCGGGCTGGGCCTGCTCGCCTTCGGGCGGCGCGCCGAGGCGGGCCGGCAGCTGGAGGAGCCGCTGGCCGATGCCGTGCGCACGGCGCTCAGTTCGGCGGTCGCGTACTCGGCGCCGCCCGTCCCCCAGTTCCGCGACACCGAGGCCCAGCTGGCCTACCTGCGCTGGCTGGGTGCGATGAGCCAGCGCCTGCAGCGCCGCAAGGCGGACTGGCAGGAGCGCAAGGAATTCCTGCAGAGCGTCTGGTACGAAAGCCGGCGCGCCGGCCTGGACACCCCCCTGGTGCTGGGGCTGATCCAGGTGGAAAGCGGTTTCCGCAAGTTCGCCGTGAGCCCGGTGGGCGCCCGCGGCTACATGCAGGTGATGCCGTTCTGGACCCGCGTCATCGGCGACGGCGACCCCAGCAAGCTGTTCCACATGCAGACCAACCTGCGCTTCGGCTGCGTGATCCTGCGGCACTACCTCGACCGCGAGCGCGGCGACCTGTTCATGGCCCTGGGCCGCTACAACGGCAGCCGGGGCAAGCCGCAGTACCCGAACGCCGTGCTGGCCGCGCGCAAGGCCTGGGCCTTCAACGACACGCCGCCGGCCGCCCGGCCGGCCAGACCGGGCTAG
- a CDS encoding proline--tRNA ligase has protein sequence MKASQFLISTLKEAPADAEVASHRLMMRAGMIKKLGAGIYTYMPMGLRVIRKVEAIVREEMDRAGAVECTMPVIQPAELWQETGRFDKMGPELLRIKDRHDRDFVVQPTSEEVVTDIARQELRSYKQLPKNLYQIQTKFRDERRPRFGLMRGREFIMKDAYSFDRDVAAAKKSYEAMAQAYRRIFDRFGLRYRAVAADSGAIGGDLSEEFQVIAATGEDAIVYCPDSDYAANMEKAEALAPSHARPAAARPLQRVPTPGKSTCADVAQLLGVPLQSTVKSLVLATDRANEAGEAAGAQLWLLLLRGDHDMNEVKVGKVPGLDAGFRFATVPEIVAHFGSKPGYLGPIGLEQPLKVVADREVALMADWICGANEEDFHLTGVNWGRDLPEPDAVADIRNVVEGDPSPDGRGRLAIERGIEVGHVFYLGTKYSRAMNATFLDESGKPQLMEMGCYGIGITRLPAAAIEQNHDERGIVWPDAIAPFTIVVCPIGMDRSSEVRAAAEKLHEELAALGVDVMLDDRGERPGAMFADWELVGVPHRIVVSDRGLKEGHLEYQHRRDSAATKVPVAGVVDFLRSRLKP, from the coding sequence ATGAAAGCATCCCAGTTCCTGATCTCCACCCTCAAGGAAGCACCGGCCGATGCCGAGGTGGCAAGCCACCGGCTGATGATGCGCGCCGGCATGATCAAGAAGCTCGGCGCGGGCATCTACACCTACATGCCCATGGGCCTGCGCGTGATCCGCAAGGTGGAGGCCATCGTGCGCGAGGAGATGGACCGGGCCGGGGCGGTCGAGTGCACCATGCCGGTGATCCAGCCCGCGGAGCTGTGGCAGGAGACCGGCCGCTTCGACAAGATGGGCCCCGAGCTGCTGCGCATCAAGGACCGCCACGATCGCGACTTCGTGGTCCAGCCCACCAGCGAGGAAGTCGTCACCGACATCGCGCGCCAGGAGCTTCGCAGCTACAAGCAGCTGCCCAAGAACCTGTACCAGATCCAGACCAAGTTCCGCGACGAGCGGCGCCCGCGGTTCGGGCTGATGCGCGGCCGCGAGTTCATCATGAAGGACGCCTACAGCTTCGACCGCGACGTGGCTGCCGCGAAGAAAAGCTACGAGGCCATGGCCCAGGCCTATAGGCGCATCTTCGACCGCTTCGGGCTGCGTTACCGCGCGGTGGCGGCTGATAGCGGCGCCATCGGCGGCGACCTGTCCGAGGAGTTCCAGGTGATCGCCGCCACCGGCGAGGACGCCATCGTCTACTGCCCGGACAGCGACTACGCGGCCAACATGGAGAAGGCCGAGGCGCTGGCGCCTTCGCATGCGCGCCCGGCCGCGGCGCGGCCCCTGCAGCGCGTGCCCACGCCCGGCAAGAGCACCTGCGCCGACGTCGCGCAGCTGCTGGGCGTGCCGCTGCAGTCCACCGTCAAGTCGCTGGTGCTGGCCACCGACCGCGCCAACGAGGCGGGCGAGGCGGCGGGCGCGCAGCTGTGGCTGCTGCTGCTGCGCGGCGATCACGACATGAACGAGGTCAAGGTCGGCAAGGTGCCGGGGCTGGACGCCGGTTTCCGCTTCGCCACCGTGCCCGAGATCGTGGCCCACTTCGGCAGCAAGCCGGGCTATCTGGGACCCATCGGCCTGGAGCAGCCGCTCAAGGTGGTGGCCGACCGCGAGGTCGCCCTGATGGCCGACTGGATCTGCGGCGCCAACGAGGAGGACTTCCACCTCACCGGCGTGAACTGGGGCCGCGACCTGCCCGAGCCGGATGCGGTGGCCGACATCCGCAACGTGGTCGAGGGCGATCCCTCGCCTGACGGCAGGGGCCGTCTGGCGATCGAGCGCGGCATCGAGGTCGGCCACGTGTTCTACCTGGGCACCAAGTACAGCCGTGCGATGAACGCTACCTTCCTGGACGAGTCGGGCAAGCCGCAGCTGATGGAGATGGGCTGCTACGGCATCGGCATCACGCGCCTGCCCGCCGCCGCCATCGAGCAGAACCACGACGAGCGCGGCATCGTCTGGCCGGACGCCATCGCGCCTTTCACCATCGTGGTCTGCCCCATCGGCATGGACCGCAGCAGCGAGGTCAGGGCCGCGGCCGAGAAGCTGCACGAGGAGCTGGCCGCGCTGGGGGTGGACGTGATGCTGGACGACCGCGGCGAGCGTCCCGGCGCCATGTTCGCCGACTGGGAGCTGGTGGGCGTGCCGCATCGCATCGTGGTGTCGGACCGCGGCCTCAAGGAAGGCCATCTCGAGTACCAGCACCGGCGCGACAGCGCCGCCACCAAGGTGCCCGTGGCCGGCGTCGTGGATTTCCTGCGCAGCCGCCTGAAGCCGTGA
- a CDS encoding RNA pyrophosphohydrolase, with product MLDRDGFRPNVGIILLNQKNQVFWGKRIRTHSWQFPQGGIDRGETPEQAMYRELHEEVGLKPEHVRIIARTRDWLRYEVPDRYIRRDARGHYKGQKQIWYLLQLVGQDWNLNLRATNHPEFDAWRWNDYWVPLDVVVEFKRGVYEMALTELARFLPRSDHRNRFLRGGMRHREGGAGNEPPHEAGAEPQLPAAPFELPPGGSFEPDPQTATAPRPQRGRHAP from the coding sequence ATGCTTGACCGGGACGGCTTCAGGCCCAACGTCGGCATCATCCTGCTGAACCAGAAGAACCAGGTGTTCTGGGGCAAGCGCATACGCACCCACAGCTGGCAGTTTCCTCAGGGAGGCATCGATCGCGGCGAGACGCCGGAGCAGGCGATGTACCGGGAACTGCACGAGGAGGTCGGCCTCAAGCCGGAGCATGTGCGCATCATCGCCCGCACCCGCGACTGGTTGCGCTACGAGGTGCCGGACCGCTACATCCGCCGCGACGCGCGCGGCCACTACAAGGGCCAGAAGCAGATCTGGTACCTGCTGCAGCTGGTGGGGCAGGACTGGAACCTGAACCTGCGCGCTACCAACCATCCGGAGTTCGACGCCTGGCGCTGGAACGACTATTGGGTGCCGCTGGACGTGGTGGTCGAATTCAAGCGCGGCGTCTACGAGATGGCGCTGACCGAGCTGGCCCGCTTTCTCCCGCGCAGCGATCACCGCAACCGCTTCCTGCGCGGCGGCATGCGCCATCGCGAAGGCGGCGCCGGCAACGAGCCGCCGCACGAGGCGGGTGCCGAACCGCAGCTTCCCGCCGCGCCGTTCGAGTTACCGCCGGGAGGCAGCTTCGAGCCCGATCCGCAGACCGCCACCGCGCCGCGGCCGCAGAGAGGCCGCCATGCGCCGTGA
- a CDS encoding CNP1-like family protein codes for MRREWAGLLLALAAAGVGAQPTPAKPQSQESEAPTPPALQLDRLIPVDVPRASLRYGIDPASVSVGPDGIVRYVVVATSASGAVNAIYEGVRCGTAEVKVYARHNPDSGWSPVREPAWQPLHGNASRHSLLIARGGVCQGHAANGPPEQIVRDLGASPDRRFRGELR; via the coding sequence ATGCGCCGTGAGTGGGCGGGCCTGCTGCTGGCGCTAGCCGCTGCAGGCGTGGGCGCGCAGCCGACGCCCGCGAAGCCGCAATCCCAGGAGAGCGAGGCGCCGACGCCGCCGGCGCTGCAGCTGGATCGGTTGATCCCCGTGGACGTGCCGCGCGCCAGCCTGCGCTACGGCATCGACCCTGCCTCCGTCAGCGTCGGGCCGGACGGCATCGTGCGCTACGTGGTGGTGGCCACCAGCGCCAGCGGCGCCGTCAATGCCATCTACGAAGGCGTGCGCTGCGGCACGGCGGAAGTGAAGGTCTACGCGCGCCACAACCCGGACAGCGGCTGGTCCCCGGTGCGCGAACCCGCCTGGCAGCCGCTGCATGGCAACGCCTCGCGCCACAGCCTGCTGATCGCCCGCGGCGGCGTGTGCCAGGGCCATGCGGCCAACGGACCGCCGGAGCAGATCGTTCGTGACCTGGGGGCATCGCCCGACCGGCGCTTTCGCGGCGAGCTGCGCTGA
- the proB gene encoding glutamate 5-kinase, with protein MRAARRIVVKVGSSLVTNDGRGLDERAIGEWCRQLAALAGEGREVIMVSSGAIAEGMKRLGWATRPHQLHELQAAAAVGQMGLAQMYESKLRQNGMGSAQVLLTHADLADRERYLNARTTLLTLLGLRVLPVINENDTVVNDEIKFGDNDTLGALVANLVEADVLVILTDQKGLYTADPRKDPSAAFVHEARAGDPALEAMAGGAGSSLGKGGMITKILAARRAAGSGASTVIAWGREPDALLRLFAGEAIGTLLVAPTQKSQARKRWMADHLQLRGAVMVDEGAAAKLRQEGKSLLPIGMVAVEGDFSRGDVIAVRDPSGAEVARGLANYASAEARLLCRKPSADIERLLGYVAEPEMIHRTNLVVTR; from the coding sequence ATGCGCGCGGCGCGCCGCATCGTGGTCAAGGTCGGCTCCAGCCTGGTGACCAACGACGGCCGGGGGCTGGACGAGCGGGCCATCGGCGAATGGTGCCGCCAACTCGCGGCACTGGCCGGCGAGGGGCGCGAGGTGATCATGGTCTCCAGCGGTGCCATCGCCGAAGGCATGAAGCGCCTGGGCTGGGCGACGCGGCCGCACCAGCTGCACGAACTGCAGGCCGCCGCCGCGGTGGGTCAGATGGGCCTGGCGCAGATGTACGAGAGCAAGCTGCGCCAGAACGGCATGGGGTCCGCCCAGGTGCTGCTCACCCATGCCGACCTGGCCGATCGCGAGCGCTACCTGAACGCGCGCACCACGCTGCTGACCCTGCTCGGGCTGCGCGTGCTGCCCGTCATCAACGAGAACGACACCGTCGTCAACGACGAGATCAAGTTCGGCGACAACGACACGCTGGGGGCCCTGGTCGCCAACCTGGTGGAGGCGGACGTGCTGGTGATCCTCACCGACCAGAAGGGCCTGTACACGGCGGATCCCCGCAAGGACCCCTCGGCCGCCTTCGTGCACGAGGCGCGCGCCGGGGATCCGGCGCTGGAGGCCATGGCCGGCGGCGCCGGCTCCAGCCTGGGCAAGGGCGGCATGATCACCAAGATCCTGGCCGCCAGGCGCGCGGCCGGCTCGGGCGCCTCCACGGTGATCGCCTGGGGACGCGAGCCCGATGCGCTGCTGCGACTGTTCGCCGGCGAGGCCATCGGCACCCTGCTGGTGGCGCCGACGCAGAAAAGCCAGGCGCGCAAGCGCTGGATGGCCGACCACCTGCAGTTGCGCGGCGCGGTCATGGTGGACGAGGGTGCCGCCGCCAAGCTGCGGCAGGAAGGCAAGAGCCTGCTGCCCATCGGCATGGTGGCGGTGGAAGGCGACTTCTCGCGCGGCGACGTGATCGCGGTGCGCGACCCTTCGGGTGCCGAGGTGGCGCGGGGACTGGCCAATTACGCCAGCGCCGAGGCGCGCCTGTTGTGCCGCAAGCCGTCCGCCGACATCGAGCGGCTGCTCGGCTACGTGGCCGAGCCCGAGATGATCCACCGCACCAACCTGGTGGTCACCCGCTGA